The following are encoded together in the Narcine bancroftii isolate sNarBan1 chromosome 10, sNarBan1.hap1, whole genome shotgun sequence genome:
- the exosc6 gene encoding exosome complex component MTR3, translating to MPVDTKRVRGPDESQSPLLFVKADAGVKPRPLLPRADGRSAAEPRAVFARAGLVSQAEGSVYAECGRSKVLCAVYGPRESERKEERRLSGATLACEFRFAPFSCKKREAWIQGSLEKEYSSIMEQSLQPAICLHKYPRSQIEVYVIVLENDGSTLAAALTCASMALAEAGIEMFDVVVGCSLRQCGNTSLLDPTAVEEFNSSSSKGIDNGSMTVALLPTLNQISGLVSKGEWEEQTSVEAIKACVEGCQKLYSVVQQCLTRSVKRKHPQFASKP from the exons ATGCCGGTGGATACCAAGCGGGTGCGTGGGCCAGATGAGTCGCAGTCGCCGCTGCTGTTTGTGAAGGCAGATGCGGGAGTGAAGCCCCGGCCTCTGCTGCCGCGGGCGGACGGGCGATCGGCCGCGGAGCCGAGGGCGGTGTTTGCCCGGGCCGGCCTGGTAAGCCAGGCGGAAGGCTCGGTGTACGCTGAGTGCGGCCGGAGCAAGGTGCTGTGCGCCGTGTACGGGCCCCGCGAGAGCGAGCGCAAGGAGGAGCGGCGCCTCAGCGGCGCCACCCTGGCCTGCGAGTTCAG ATTTGCCCCATTCTCCTGCAAGAAAAGAGAAGCTTGGATTCAGGGCAGTCTGGAGAAGGAGTACTCCTCAATCATGGAGCAGAGTTTGCAGCCTGCCATCTGCCTCCACAAGTACCCCAGGTCCCAGATTGAGGTGTATGTGATAGTTCTGGAGAACGATGGTTCCACCCTGGCAGCTGCCCTGACCTGTGCCTCCATGGCACTAGCAGAAGCGggtattgagatgtttgatgtgGTTGTGGGTTGCTCCTTAAGGCAGTGTGGCAATACCTCCCTCTTAGATCCgactgcagttgaggagttcaaCTCCAGCAGCTCCAAGGGCATAGATAATGGGAGCATGACTGTAGCTTTGCTGCCCACTCTTAACCAAATCTCAGGGCTTGTGTCGAAAGGAGAGTGGGAGGAGCAGACTTCAGTGGAAGCAATCAAGGCATGTGTGGAAGGTTGCCAGAAACTGTACTCTGTCGTCCAGCAGTGCTTAACCAGATCAGTAAAGAGGAAGCATCCACAGTTTGCTAGTAAGCCTTAG